A stretch of Pangasianodon hypophthalmus isolate fPanHyp1 chromosome 9, fPanHyp1.pri, whole genome shotgun sequence DNA encodes these proteins:
- the qrfp gene encoding uncharacterized protein qrfp: MKFQPSHICSSLLMSLLLLCPEGGLTFPLHPIIPDYKAALIEAWMEPMEKMEMMEMGRRALGPLVKHPMETVYYKRGEEEEDMEEGGIQRNEVLSSIAGGLQAFNRQKGGFGFRFGRK; encoded by the coding sequence ATGAAATTCCAGCCGTCCCACATCTGCTCGTCTCTGCTCATGTCATTGCTGTTGCTCTGCCCTGAAGGGGGCCTGACCTTCCCGCTGCATCCCATCATCCCTGATTACAAAGCTGCACTGATCGAGGCCTGGATGGAGCCGATGGAGAagatggagatgatggagatGGGCCGGAGAGCTCTGGGGCCCTTGGTGAAACACCCGATGGAGACGGTGTACTacaagagaggagaagaggaggaggacatGGAAGAAGGAGGTATACAACGAAACGAAGTGCTGTCATCCATCGCCGGGGGTCTGCAAGCTTTTAACAGACAGAAGGGAGGCTTCGGATTCCGCTTTGGGAGGAAGTGA